AAGACTCCTGGGTTACAGGTCAAAGACAGTTTATTATAACAGTTGCAGGATCCAGAATAAGTCTCCCCCTTATCTGCAATTTCATTTTCCACAGCTTTAGTTACCTACAGTCAACCAccatccaaaaatattaaatggaaaattttagaaataaacaattcattaGTTTTGAATTGTGTGCCGTTTTGAGTGgcgtgatgaaatctcacaccatcCTGCTCAGTCCTGCTCAGGAGGTGAATCATCTCTTTGtccatatccatatccatatccatatccaTGTTCTATACACAACCTGCCTGTTAGTCGCTTAGTAACCATCTCAGTTATCAGGTAGAAAAAAACACAGTACATATTACattagggtttggtactatccacggtttcaggcatccactggggaacTTGGGATGTATACCCTGACGAGAGGGGGAATTACTGTATTACTATTTTTGTGCCAGTTTCCTGAATCCCAATTCCTACAGCATGACATGAAGAGGGTTGTATTATTATAGGAAAAGAACCCTGAGCTTAGAGAATCAAGTTTTTTTAATAACGTTAGGACACTAAGTATGCTTTCCTTTTACTATGgaaggagaccctatctcttatcTTCCAAGGTTGTTTGCTTTACAAACATCCTTGGAAAGATAgtttatcaaaaagaataatCGGTGTCTCTCTTGCAGGGCGTACAGAAATGCAAGAAACCAGGGGTCCCAAAATCAATTACTTATACTTTAATTTGTGTGTAGttgtatttgtttgtgtgtttttaaaacatatttgtgttgttttctttgcttgattatatactgggtacataatgctaacttatttatttatttatttatattttgagacagagtctcgctctgtcgcccaggctggagtacagtggtgcaatctcggctcactgcaaactccgcctcccgggttcaagccattctcctgcctcagcctcccgagtagctgggactacaggcactcgccgccatgcgtggctaattttttttttgtatttttagtagagatggggtttcaccatgttagccaggatggtcttgatcgcctgacctcgtgatccgcccgccttggcctcccaaggtgctgggattacaagtgtgagccatcgcacctggccagtgctaacatatttatatgttatttaatatatttgtgtttctatttgtgtctatttttacttACGTGAAATAGTTCCAGTATTACTAgtattatatgttataaatatatttgtctgtttacatttgtattgtttctgatgtttgtatttgtgttggtatttatattaattttttatgttttcaaggttagttgaggtggggctgggcagggctcaCAGGCCAATTCCAGGCTGCCTCCTGTATCCTGCCAGCCCTGTCGGAAGGTTGTGTGGGTGAAATGACATTGGCTCCACCTGGGTGCTAACCCATCATGGCCCATCCCTAGCCCCACAGGAGACAGGATCCGAAGCAAAGTTGAGCTGACTCGATACCTGGGCCCTGCGTGTGATCTCACCCTCTTCGACTTCAAACAAGGCATCTTGTGCTATCCAGCCCCCAAGGTACTTCACAATGTGAGATGCCTAGGTAGGGGTGGCTGTGCCACTCAGCACCCACCCACTGACCCATATGCCTCCTTCCCTTACTTTCCAGGCCCATCCTGTGGCTGTTGCCAGCAAGAAGCGAAAGAAGCCTTCAAAGCCAGCCAAGACTCGGAAACGTCAGGTTGGACCCCAGAGTGGTGAGGTCAGGAAGGAGGCCCCAAGGGACGAGACCAAGGCTGACACTGACACAGCCCCAGCTTCATTCCCTGCTCCTGGGTGAGTGTTGGTTTGAGGTGAGCCAGATGGGTGAGGGTTGTGATTGGGGGTGCTCTTGGAGCCCCTCACCTGCCTTTCCCATCCCAGATGCTGTGAGAACTGTGGAATCAGCTTCTCAGGGGATGGCACCCAAAGGCAGCGGCTCAAAACATTGTGCAAAGACTGTCGAGGTGAGTGACCCCCAGAGGATGGGGCATCGGGAGATAGGAGCTGGAGCAGGTTCAGTGTCATGCTAGGCTGGGGGTTGAATGTAGATGTCAGGACAGAGGCTACTGGCATGGTTGGAGGTTGGATACTGGAGATAGCAGGCATGGGTAGAGGTTGAATAGTGGAAGTCAGGGCACAGGCAGTGAGTGAATCAGTCAGATGTCTGTTgctttctttccacttttcttcttccctcttcctccccacagCACAGAGAATTGCCTTCAACCGAGAACAGAGAATGTTTAAGGTAAGCACAACCTGCTTTCTCTTCACACCTCTGCAGTGGGAGCAGGATGTGATTGAGCTGGTAGAGTCCTAAGGGATGATGATAGGTCCACAGGATGAAGTCATTTTATAGGGTGCTCTCCATAGGTCAGCAAACACAGTAATGGGAATCAATGGGTTAATTAATTCCCGTTACCATTAGTGCGTCAGTAGACACAGTGATGAAGTTAGCAAGGGACCAGTAGACATACTAATGGCCTCAGTGATGAGGCTTATGGGCGACTAGAAGTCCCGGTGATGGGAGCTGATGTAGGGTCAGTAGACATGGGAGGACCAGTGCTTCTGGAGCAGGCCCGTGATCTCGTCCCTACCATTCCTGGCAGCGTGTGGGCTGTGGGGAGTGTGCAGCCTGCCAGGTAACAGAAGACTGTGGGGCCTGCTCCACGTGCCTCCTGCAGCTGCCCCATGATGTGGCATCGGGGCTGTTCTGCAAGTGTGAACGGAGACGCTGCCTCCGGATTGTGGAAAGGGTGAGTCGGGCAAGTGGAAAGAGCCCAAGGCTCACCTCGGCCCCTGGCCCTCGTGGGCTTGGCCCCATGCTTCATGCCTCTGCTCCCACATCCCCTCCAACAGAGCCGAGGGTGTGGAGTATGCCGGGGCTGTCAGACCCAAGAGGACTGTGGCCGTTGTCCCATCTGCCTTCGCCCTCCCCGCCCTGGTCTCAGGCGCCAGTGGAAATGTGTCCAGCGACGTTGCCTACGGGTGAGTCGGGCTGGAGGGAGCAGAGCTCACTCTGCTGTTAAAATTGTCGCTGCCTCTGCTTCCTTTCAACCTGGCCTTGCCTACcttatgtctttcttttctgcctAACCCCACGCTCACCTTTCTGGCCCCGCCTGCCTGCCCCTGTCTGCCAGCACCTTGCTCACCGCCTGCGTCGCCGTCATCAGAGATGTCAGCGACGCACTCCCCTGGCTGTGGCTCCCCCAACTGTGAGTGCCTCATGCCACCCTCTGTCTGCCTGTCCCATGCATGCTTTCTGCACTTAGGGAGTGGGGAGTTCCTGTGTCTGCCTGGTGCCACCAAGCTGAAACCACCCTTTCTGGTCTTTCCCAGGGTAAACATGCCCGCCGCAAGGGAGGCTGTGACTCCAAGATGGCTGCCAGGAGGCGCCCCGGAGCCCAGCCACTGCCTCCACCTTCCCCATCACAGTCCCCAGAGCCCACAGAGCCGGTGAGGCCCCAGTGGGTGGAGGGAAGGCACAACCCTGACCTTACCCAGTACCTGCCCTGACCCCACCCCATTTGCCTCTACAGCACCCCAGAGCCCTGGCCCCCTCGCCACCTGCCGAATTCATCTATTACTGTGTAGACGAGGACGAGCTAGTGAGTGGCCCTACCCTACCTGGATAAGCCTAGACTCTCAGGACGCTTGGTTAACTTCAAAGAAGCAGATGCTGGAATGAGCCTATTGGGGAACAGCAAGGCACAATAATGGGTCCTAGGATGGGATGAGTAGATAATGGAGGACTAATACAGGGTCAGCAGGTGCAATGACAGTGCCTCATGTCACATGTATCAACACTCTGGTGGCTGATGCAGGACTAATCGACACAGTGATGGGATTGACAGAGGAGCAGCTAGCACAATGACTGGGGTTCACACAGGATGAGCAGACAGAGTAGGCACAGTGATGGGAGCTAATAGAGAGTTATCAAAATGTTGCTGGAAATGGGGGTTAGAGACATTTTCTTGGTAGCCATTGGTGGCCTAGGAAATACAGCACTGGATATTGTAGTGGAGCAGCCACAGTCCTAATGGTATCGAGGGCCAGCTGGCACAGCGATAGTGGCCAATGTTGAACTAGCAAATGCTGAGGAGTGACTAGCTGggagtcaggaggctgagactagTATGCAAGTAGCTCCTTCTTATGGGGCTAGAGGAGCACCAGGACCAGCACTGGAATAGGCGTTGAGGATGGCCTCTCCTAGTCCTAGTTGACAGCACCACccattccccccaccccagcagCCCTACACGAACCGCCGGCAGAACCGCAAGTGCGGGGCCTGTGCAGCCTGCCTACGGCGGATGGACTGTGGCCGCTGCGACTTCTGCTGCGACAAGCCCAAATTCGGGGGCAGCAACCAGAAGCGCCAGAAGTGTCGTTGGCGCCAATGCCTGCAGTTTGCCATGGTGGGTGGGGCAGGAAGGGTCAGGTGGCCGGGATAGGTTGGGCCAGGCGCCCCAGTGCCTGGGAGTGGTGGGCAGGCttggtaggtgggtgggtggcgCAGTAGCTTTGGTTGAGGATTAACAGACATTGTGCTTGGCTTAATGAGTCTAGGTGGCATTGGTGTTGCTAATAGGAGACTAGCAGGCTCAATGACGAAGGGCTCATACGTAAGCAGATTCCATGCTGGGACCGATGGGAGATTAGCAGGCATGTGGAGCCGGGCAGGGTGGATGTGACTGGTCAGGACACCAGGTAGCCATAGCACCCTATCTTTCCTCATAGAAGCGGCTGCTGCCCAGTGTCTGGTCAGAGTCTGAGGATGGGGCAGGATCGCCCCCACCTTACCATCGTCGAAAGAGGCCCAGCTCTGCCCGACGTCACCATCTTGGGCCTACCTTGAAGCCCACCTTGGCTACACGCACAGCCCAACCAGACCATACCCAGGCTCCAACGAAGCAGGAAGCAGGTGGTGGCTTTGTGCTGCCTCCGCCTGGCACTGACCTTGTGTTTTTACGGGAGGGCGCAAGCAGTCCTGTGCAGGTGCCAGGCCCTGTTGCAGCTTCCACAGAAGCCCTGTTGCAGGTGAGGGCCCCACCctgtccttcccttcccagccccacccagcctCATGCCAGGGAGCTGAGACCAAGTCTGCTGCAATCCTCCCTCACGCAGGAGGCCCAGTGCTCTGGCCTGAGTTGGGTTGTGGCCTTACCCCAGGTGAAGCAAGAGAAGGCGGATACCCAGGACGAGTGGACACCAGGCACAGCTGTCCTGACTTCTCCCGTATTGGTGCCTGGCTGCCCTAGCAAGGTGGGGGCAGTGATGGATGTTCTGTTGATGCCGTAGCAGGCTGGTCTGTAAGCAGAGTGATGATGAGCCATGATGGTTCTCTTAAGCAGAGCAATAGATGTGCTGATTGCAACCTTTCTGCAGAATTACCCCGCCTGTCTAACAGACACCCTACCTCCTGCAGGCAATTAGCTTTGCCCGCTTTGCTGTCCAGCTAACAGAAAAACGGAGGTCAGTGAGGAATGGGAATGGGAAAGGTTTATAGGCAGAGATGGCCTTTCTGTGTTGAAATGTGATGGAAGGTAGGATTTGTCAGCACAGTGAGGGGTTGGCTGATAGAGACTTTCCTCGGGCTAACTCTGCCCTTCTAATGGCTGCCTGTTTCCTACTTCTCCCAGGCAGTAGACCCAGGCCTGCCATCTGTGAAGCAAGAGCCACCTGACCCTgaggaggacaaggaggagaACAAGGATGACTCTGCCT
The nucleotide sequence above comes from Macaca thibetana thibetana isolate TM-01 chromosome 18, ASM2454274v1, whole genome shotgun sequence. Encoded proteins:
- the MBD1 gene encoding methyl-CpG-binding domain protein 1 isoform X2 translates to MAEDWLDCPALGPGWKRREVFRKSGATCGRSDTYYQSPTGDRIRSKVELTRYLGPACDLTLFDFKQGILCYPAPKAHPVAVASKKRKKPSKPAKTRKRQVGPQSGEVRKEAPRDETKADTDTAPASFPAPGCCENCGISFSGDGTQRQRLKTLCKDCRAQRIAFNREQRMFKRVGCGECAACQVTEDCGACSTCLLQLPHDVASGLFCKCERRRCLRIVERSRGCGVCRGCQTQEDCGRCPICLRPPRPGLRRQWKCVQRRCLRHLAHRLRRRHQRCQRRTPLAVAPPTGKHARRKGGCDSKMAARRRPGAQPLPPPSPSQSPEPTEPHPRALAPSPPAEFIYYCVDEDELQPYTNRRQNRKCGACAACLRRMDCGRCDFCCDKPKFGGSNQKRQKCRWRQCLQFAMKRLLPSVWSESEDGAGSPPPYHRRKRPSSARRHHLGPTLKPTLATRTAQPDHTQAPTKQEAGGGFVLPPPGTDLVFLREGASSPVQVPGPVAASTEALLQVKQEKADTQDEWTPGTAVLTSPVLVPGCPSKAVDPGLPSVKQEPPDPEEDKEENKDDSASKLAPEEEAGGAGTPVITEIFSLGGTRFRDTAVWLPSLQGRHSGREDGCKVWETEDTVEPTSTSWNPRGWPGTHVSLSPPPASMMWVSCRRSWCPSSQS
- the MBD1 gene encoding methyl-CpG-binding domain protein 1 isoform X47, which codes for MAEDWLDCPALGPGWKRREVFRKSGATCGRSDTYYQSPTGDRIRSKVELTRYLGPACDLTLFDFKQGILCYPAPKAHPVAVASKKRKKPSKPAKTRKRQVGPQSGEVRKEAPRDETKADTDTAPASFPAPGCCENCGISFSGDGTQRQRLKTLCKDCRAQRIAFNREQRMFKRVGCGECAACQVTEDCGACSTCLLQLPHDVASGLFCKCERRRCLRIVERSRGCGVCRGCQTQEDCGRCPICLRPPRPGLRRQWKCVQRRCLRGKHARRKGGCDSKMAARRRPGAQPLPPPSPSQSPEPTEPHPRALAPSPPAEFIYYCVDEDELKRLLPSVWSESEDGAGSPPPYHRRKRPSSARRHHLGPTLKPTLATRTAQPDHTQAPTKQEAGGGFVLPPPGTDLVFLREGASSPVQVPGPVAASTEALLQAVDPGLPSVKQEPPDPEEDKEENKDDSASKLAPEEEAGGAGTPVITEIFSLGGTRFRDTAVWLPRSKDLKKPGARKQ
- the MBD1 gene encoding methyl-CpG-binding domain protein 1 isoform X39 — its product is MAEDWLDCPALGPGWKRREVFRKSGATCGRSDTYYQSPTGDRIRSKVELTRYLGPACDLTLFDFKQGILCYPAPKAHPVAVASKKRKKPSKPAKTRKRQVGPQSGEVRKEAPRDETKADTDTAPASFPAPGCCENCGISFSGDGTQRQRLKTLCKDCRAQRIAFNREQRMFKRVGCGECAACQVTEDCGACSTCLLQLPHDVASGLFCKCERRRCLRIVERSRGCGVCRGCQTQEDCGRCPICLRPPRPGLRRQWKCVQRRCLRGKHARRKGGCDSKMAARRRPGAQPLPPPSPSQSPEPTEPHPRALAPSPPAEFIYYCVDEDELKRLLPSVWSESEDGAGSPPPYHRRKRPSSARRHHLGPTLKPTLATRTAQPDHTQAPTKQEAGGGFVLPPPGTDLVFLREGASSPVQVPGPVAASTEALLQVKQEKADTQDEWTPGTAVLTSPVLVPGCPSKAVDPGLPSVKQEPPDPEEDKEENKDDSASKLAPEEEAGGAGTPVITEIFSLGGTRFRDTAVWLPRSKDLKKPGARKQ
- the MBD1 gene encoding methyl-CpG-binding domain protein 1 isoform X34, which encodes MAEDWLDCPALGPGWKRREVFRKSGATCGRSDTYYQSPTGDRIRSKVELTRYLGPACDLTLFDFKQGILCYPAPKAHPVAVASKKRKKPSKPAKTRKRQVGPQSGEVRKEAPRDETKADTDTAPASFPAPGCCENCGISFSGDGTQRQRLKTLCKDCRAQRIAFNREQRMFKRVGCGECAACQVTEDCGACSTCLLQLPHDVASGLFCKCERRRCLRIVERSRGCGVCRGCQTQEDCGRCPICLRPPRPGLRRQWKCVQRRCLRHLAHRLRRRHQRCQRRTPLAVAPPTGKHARRKGGCDSKMAARRRPGAQPLPPPSPSQSPEPTEPKRLLPSVWSESEDGAGSPPPYHRRKRPSSARRHHLGPTLKPTLATRTAQPDHTQAPTKQEAGGGFVLPPPGTDLVFLREGASSPVQVPGPVAASTEALLQAVDPGLPSVKQEPPDPEEDKEENKDDSASKLAPEEEAGGAGTPVITEIFSLGGTRFRDTAVWLPSLQGRHSGREDGCKVWETEDTVEPTSTSWNPRGWPGTHVSLSPPPASMMWVSCRRSWCPSSQS
- the MBD1 gene encoding methyl-CpG-binding domain protein 1 isoform X48, producing the protein MFKRVGCGECAACQVTEDCGACSTCLLQLPHDVASGLFCKCERRRCLRIVERSRGCGVCRGCQTQEDCGRCPICLRPPRPGLRRQWKCVQRRCLRHLAHRLRRRHQRCQRRTPLAVAPPTGKHARRKGGCDSKMAARRRPGAQPLPPPSPSQSPEPTEPHPRALAPSPPAEFIYYCVDEDELQPYTNRRQNRKCGACAACLRRMDCGRCDFCCDKPKFGGSNQKRQKCRWRQCLQFAMKRLLPSVWSESEDGAGSPPPYHRRKRPSSARRHHLGPTLKPTLATRTAQPDHTQAPTKQEAGGGFVLPPPGTDLVFLREGASSPVQVPGPVAASTEALLQEAQCSGLSWVVALPQVKQEKADTQDEWTPGTAVLTSPVLVPGCPSKAVDPGLPSVKQEPPDPEEDKEENKDDSASKLAPEEEAGGAGTPVITEIFSLGGTRFRDTAVWLPRSKDLKKPGARKQ
- the MBD1 gene encoding methyl-CpG-binding domain protein 1 isoform X44; this encodes MFKRVGCGECAACQVTEDCGACSTCLLQLPHDVASGLFCKCERRRCLRIVERSRGCGVCRGCQTQEDCGRCPICLRPPRPGLRRQWKCVQRRCLRHLAHRLRRRHQRCQRRTPLAVAPPTGKHARRKGGCDSKMAARRRPGAQPLPPPSPSQSPEPTEPHPRALAPSPPAEFIYYCVDEDELQPYTNRRQNRKCGACAACLRRMDCGRCDFCCDKPKFGGSNQKRQKCRWRQCLQFAMKRLLPSVWSESEDGAGSPPPYHRRKRPSSARRHHLGPTLKPTLATRTAQPDHTQAPTKQEAGGGFVLPPPGTDLVFLREGASSPVQVPGPVAASTEALLQEAQCSGLSWVVALPQVKQEKADTQDEWTPGTAVLTSPVLVPGCPSKAVDPGLPSVKQEPPDPEEDKEENKDDSASKLAPEEEAGGAGTPVITEIFSLGGTRFRDTAVWLPRAGTREGKMDVKCGRPRTQWSPRARAGTHEDGLEPMSVSHHLQLR
- the MBD1 gene encoding methyl-CpG-binding domain protein 1 isoform X40, with the protein product MFKRVGCGECAACQVTEDCGACSTCLLQLPHDVASGLFCKCERRRCLRIVERSRGCGVCRGCQTQEDCGRCPICLRPPRPGLRRQWKCVQRRCLRHLAHRLRRRHQRCQRRTPLAVAPPTGKHARRKGGCDSKMAARRRPGAQPLPPPSPSQSPEPTEPHPRALAPSPPAEFIYYCVDEDELQPYTNRRQNRKCGACAACLRRMDCGRCDFCCDKPKFGGSNQKRQKCRWRQCLQFAMKRLLPSVWSESEDGAGSPPPYHRRKRPSSARRHHLGPTLKPTLATRTAQPDHTQAPTKQEAGGGFVLPPPGTDLVFLREGASSPVQVPGPVAASTEALLQEAQCSGLSWVVALPQVKQEKADTQDEWTPGTAVLTSPVLVPGCPSKAVDPGLPSVKQEPPDPEEDKEENKDDSASKLAPEEEAGGAGTPVITEIFSLGGTRFRDTAVWLPSLQGRHSGREDGCKVWETEDTVEPTSTSWNPRGWPGTHVSLSPPPASMMWVSCRRSWCPSSQS